The region GTCGAGCCACGGGCCCGCCACCGCGGCATCGGCGATGCCCTCGCTTCGTCGCTGGAAGCCGATGCGCGCGCACGCGGCCTGCGCCAATTGGTGCTGCTGACCCAGACCGCCGAAACTTTCTTCGCCCGCCGCGGCTACACCGTCATCGACCGGGCCGCCGCCCCGGCCGGCATCCAGCGCAGCGCGGAGTTCCGCTCGCTGTGCCCGGCCTCGGCGGTGTGCATGAGCTTGGTGCTCGAGCCGGCGCGGCTTGGTTGACGCAGTGCGTCGGTAGCGTGCGGCCGGCAGGACCGTTTGAGAGCGATATCCGAGTACGCCATCGCGCCGGCGTCCGCATCTGGCCGCGGACTGCGTTAATCGAATGGGGCAGTACTGGAGATGGACCTCGGATATGGCGGGTTTGGAGCTGTTGGAAGCGCCGCGGACTGCGGCGGTCGGCCGGCCTTCGGCCGAAGCGGCGGTGTTGCAGTCGGCATCGACCGATGACGGATCGGCGCTCGGATCGGAAGAGGCCGGCGCCGAGGTAACGGCGCTGTTGCAGCGCTGGGGCGGGGGCGATGCCAAGGCGCTCGATGCTTTGCTGCCCTTGGTCTACGCCGATCTGCGTGCGATCGCGCGGCGCGAGCTGTATGGCCATCGCGGCCACGACACTTTGCAGCCGACGGCGCTGGTCAACGATGTGTTCTTGCGCCTGCTCGGCAGCGATCGGCCGCAGTGCCTGGGCAGTCGCGCGCATCTGTTCCATACCGCGGCGCGGATCATGCGGCAGTTGCTGGTCGACCGCGCCCGGCGCGCGGCGTGCGACAAGCACGGCGGTGCCTGGAAGCGCGACGATTTCGCCTGCGCGCTCGATCTGCCGATCCCGGAGCGCACCTTGCTGCCGGAACTCGACGTGGCGCTGGACGAATTAGCCAAACTCGACGCACGCATGGCCAAGGTGGTCGAACTGCGCTACTTCACCGGGCTCAGCGTGGCCGAAGTCGCGCGTTTGCTCGAGGTCGAGGAGCGCACGGTCTATCGCGATTGGGCCGCGGCCCGCGCCTGGCTGCGCGACCGTCTGTCAGAGTGATGGCAGCTTGAGGCGACGCTTCGCGTTGTCTTCAGCGACCCAAGCCAGAGTTTCAGCATGACTCTCGACGAATCATCGTTAGAACGCCGCGCCCTGCAGTTGTTCCGTGGGGTGCTCGACGCCTCTTCCGCCGAACGCGAGCGCTTGCTCGGGCAGGCCTGTGCGGGCGACGAGGCGCTGCAGGCGCGGGTGCGAGCGCTGTTGGCGCAGGTCGAGGAGTCGGAAGCAGGCGTAGATCCAGGAACGTCACTGCCGCAAGGCGACGCGACCGGATTGCGGATCGGGCCCTACCGGTTGCTCGAACGGATCGGCCGTGGCGGCATGGGCGAGGTGTTCCGCGCCGCGCGCTGCGACGGCGCGTACGAGCGCGAGGTCGCGCTGAAACGTATCTGGAGCGGTTTTGCGCCGCTGGGAGCGAGCCCGTTGACCGAGCGCTTCCTGCGCGAACGCCAGGCGCTGGCGCGGCTGCAGCACACGGGCATCGCCCAGTTGTACGACGGCGGCGTCACTGAGACAGGCCAGCCGTGGTTCGCGATGGAGCTCGTTCGCGGCGAACCGATCACCCGCTGGTGCGCGGCGCGCGCGGCAACGATCGAGCAGCGGGTCGAACTCGTGCAGCAGGTTTGCGCGGCGATCGACTTCGCCCACCGCGCCTTGATCGTGCATCGCGATCTCAAGCCGGCGAACGTGCTGGTCGACGAGGCCGGGCAAGCCAAGCTGCTCGACTTCGGCATCGCCAAATGGCTCGACGATGCCGACGCCGAGCAGACCCAGGCCCTGGCGATGACGCCGGCCTGGGCCGCGCCGGAGCAGCGCGAGGGCCGCGCGGTCACCACCGCGACCGATGTCTATCAGCTGGGCATGTTGCTGCGGGTGCTGCTGTCCGACGATCTGCCGGCGCTCGGGCAGGCGTCGCCGCGGCTCGCGTCCGCGTACGAGGCGCTGCGCAAGCGCGATGCTTCGGCGGCGCAGCGAGTCGCGCACGAGCGGGCGACCACGCCGGAACGCTTGCTGGCGCGCTTGCGCGGCGATCTCGACTGTATCGTCGCTCAAGCGACGGCGCAGGCGCCGCAGCAGCGCTATCGCAGCGCCGCGGCCCTGGCCGACGACCTGCAACGCTGGCTGGAGAAACGGCCGGTGCACGCGCGCGGCGAAGACCGGGCCTATCGGTGGCGGCGCGCGGCGCAGCGGCACTGGCCGGCCTTGACCACCGCGGCGGCGGCGCTGGTCCTGGCCAGCGGCATGGCTTTCTATCATTTCGCCCGGCTCGGCGATGAGCTGCAGCGCACCCGCGTCGCCCGCGACGAGGCCACCGCGGCGCAGACCAAGGCCGAGGCGCAGCGCGGCCAGGCCGAAGCGACCGCCGAGTACTTCGTGGATCTGTTCAAACAGGCGCGGCCGCGCGAGACCACCAGCGGCGAAGTGTCGGCGCGGGCCTTGATGGCGGCCAGTCTCGAGGAGTTGCTGGCCGATCGTAAGCGCGACCCACTGGTGCGTGCCTCGTTGCTGGCGGCGAACGGGCGCGCGGCCAGCTACCTCGGTCGCGACGCGGACGCCGAACGCGCCGCCGGCGCAGCCATTGCGTTGTGGCAGGCGCATCCGCAGGCGGATCAGGAAACCCTGGCCAAGACCCGGTTGCTCAGGGCCGGGTATCTGCATCATCTGCAACGGCCCGAAGAAGCGCAGCGCGAGCTGGATCAAGCCGTTGCGCTGGCCGCGCGCATCGCGCCGCGCGATCCCGACCTGCGTACCAGCCTGCAACTGTGGCGCGCCAACCTGGCCGGCGAGCGCGAAGACGCCGCGACGATACGCGACGCCTACGAGCAGGTGCTGCGCCTGACCGAGCATTCGCTGCAGCGTCGCTTGGCCTGCCGCTCGCACTACGCCGGGCTCGGCAATCTGGCCATGCTCGATATCGACGAGGGGCGTCCGGCCGATGCCGAGCGGCGTCTGCGCCGCGCGCTGGCCATGATCGGCCCCTGCGGCATCAGCGACCACGCGGACGGCCTGATATTGCGCCGCGTCCTCGCCGTCGCCTTGATCGATCAGGCGCGGTTGGGCGAAGCGCGAACTCTGATGGCCGCCGCGCTCGAAGAATCGCGTGCGCATTTCGGCGCGACCGATTCCTTCCTCGCCCACGCCTTGTTCGTGCAGGCCCTGCTCGAGGTGATCGAGCGGCGGCCGGCGGCGGCGCAGAAGCTGCTGGCCGAGGTCGCGCGTATCGACGATGTGATGCTGCCGCCTTCCAGCCCAATGCGTTATTCGCGCACCGGGCTGGGGGCGCTCTCGCTGATTGCACAGGCCGATCATCTCGCCGCCGACAAAAGCGCAATAGATACCGCGCTGCGCGGTGCGGTCAAGGCGCTGCGACCGATCGTCCAAGCCGACGGCAGCGCGTTGCGCTCGGGTTCGCTCAACGAGCGCGCCAGCGGGCATTTCCATGCTCTGGCACTGGCCTATGCGCAATGCCGGCTCGATTCATCGAGCGGCAACCGCGAGGCCTTCGTAGTGGCGCGTGCCGCCGCCGGCGCCATGCGCCCATGGCGTACCCGCATCAGCCGAGACTGGGGCCAGCGCTGCGGCGTGTAAGGGCGCGGCGCCCGGGTGCGCCGAGCGATGGATTCGGCATCCTCGTGCGCATGCGTCGCTGACCGCGCTGCAGGCATCGGCCTGCCGGGTCTATCCACTGCGCCATTCTCATTCGGCGCAGGTGCGGCCGGACGGCGTCGTTCCGACGCGACGATGGATGGGGCGGCAACCGCCATGTCAGGTTCCGCAGCCTCCTCTCGTACCCCTGTATGCCACCGACGTGGCATCCCTCGCTCAGGTATCGGGTCGTAACGGACTGCGACGACGCAACGGCTACGCATTCGCATCGAACACCGCTGCCTTCCATCAGGAGTTTCACCATGCAGCTCATCTTCCATCGCAAACCCCGGCGGCGCCTGCCGCTGTTGTCGACCGCGCTCGGCGCGCTGTCGCTCGCTTTCGCCGCGAGCGCTTTACCCGCTACGGCCGCGGTCGGTCCGGCATCGGTCGTGCAAGGCCGCACCAACACGCTCGCCTCGTTCGGCCCGACTGTTTATTCGGACGGCCTGCAGCGCCAGTACCTGGTCAAGAACGGCCGCGTCTACAAGCGCACCGAACCCAACTGGAACACCTGGGAGAACATCAGTGCCGCCTTCGAGGGCGTGCCCCAGTTGCCCCTCGGCGAGAACACCTCGTTCGACGTCGAGCTGTACCGCGACGGCTTGCACCGGCAGTTCCTGACTCGCGGCGGCCATGTCTATCGGCGCATCCAGACCGGCATAGATCAATGGGGTCTGTGGGAAAACATCGATGCGGCCTTCCCGGGCACGGGCAGCGAGCCGATCAGCTCGTTTTCGGTGGCGGTGTATGCCGATGGTCTGCAGCGCCAGTTCGTGGTGCGCGGCGGGCAGGTGTTCCGCCGCACCCAGACCGCGAGCGGCGGCTGGCCGGCGTGGGAAGACATCACTTCGGTGTTCTCGGGCGCGGGCAGTTCCGAGGCAACCATCACCGCTTTTCACGTCGCACTTTATAACGACGGCAAGCTGCGCCAGTTCGTGACCCGCGGCGACCAGGTCTACCGGCGTACCGAGCCGAACTGGAACACCTGGGAAGACATCTCGTCGTTGTTCGATGGCGTCGGCCGCTCCGCCGACCCGCGCGTCGACGATCCGATCCACAAGCGGGTGATGGTGATCGAGTTCAACCCGACCATCCAAAGCATGAACAACCAGCGCCTGAGCCAGGCGAAAGGCTGGTACGACCCGCGCGTGCTGGAACAGCAGTACATCCAGTTCCTCGAACAAGCCAGCGGCCAGGTGGTGCAGTACTCGATCGCCAAGCATGTGTTCGTCGATGCGTTTGCGCCACGCACCCAGAACCCGATCTACAGCGAAGCCACCTACCTGAAGTGTCTCGCCGACGAGCCAGACACCTGCCCGCGGCAGAACGATTTCGACTACGTCAGCGTGCTGCGCCAGTACGGCGTGTGCGAGAAGGCCAACGCCGGCGAAATCGACGAGTTGTGGCTATGGGGCGGGCCATACTTCGGCTACTTCGAAGCCAATATGGCCGGGCCCGGCGCGTTCTGGACCAACGGCGATCCGATCCCGCCCCAGCTCAGCACCTGCCAGGTCAAACTCAACATCATGGGTTTCAACTACGAGCGCGAGCCGGAGCGAATGCTGGAGGACATGGGGCATCGCGTCGAAGGCACCATGAAGCATCGCTTCGGCCGTTGGGCGAACAGTCCGCCGGCACCCCCGTCGACGATGTTCCCGCCCGATGCCAACTTGCTCGAACGCTTCACCGCGCGCGGCTTCGATGCCACCACCGCGGCCTGCGGCAACATCCACGGCAGCCTCAACACGCCACAGTACGATCCCGGCAACCGCTGGGGCTACGACTTCACCAACGGCCATTACGAGTACAACACCTGCGACGATTGGGAGAACTATCCGAACCTGAGCCCCGGCGCGACCACGCTCAACAACTGCACCAAGTGGGGCGGGCCGCGTTGCACCTTCCCGGACGGCTATCGCGCGGCCGATCGCGGCTGGCATTTGTACTGGCTCGGCAAGGTGCCGAACTTCGTCGGCAGCCATCTCGGCGTGCAGAACAACTGGTGGTGGTACGTGATGGATTGGGACGTGGTGGCGCCTTAAGCGCGGCACCTGGGCGCGCCATCGAAGCGACGGGCGGGGCGCGAGCCCCGCCCGTTCGTCGTTATGGCGGTCGCAATCGCTTGCGCAAGCGTTAATCCGTCGATCGATCGACCCGCGTCGCCAGCTTCTTCGGCGCCAGCACGCAATAACTCTCGCTCAGCAGGTCGGCAACCTCGTCCCAATCGGTGTGCCCATCGATCGTCATGCCGACGATGTTCGGAAACCACACCGGCCGGAAGAACGGCGCACGTTTGAAGCGTGGCGCATCGGCGCGCGGCAAGGGCAAACGGAAGGTCAGCACCGTCGCCGGCCCGTCGCTGCCCGCGGCTTGCGCATAGGCTGGCGGCCAGCCCGT is a window of Lysobacter antibioticus DNA encoding:
- the arsN2 gene encoding arsenic resistance N-acetyltransferase ArsN2 — protein: MTPAIRPLAADETAAVRTLLADSGLPIDDLASAAIEFRVAVDENQAMLGVVGIEVFDEAGLLRSLAVEPRARHRGIGDALASSLEADARARGLRQLVLLTQTAETFFARRGYTVIDRAAAPAGIQRSAEFRSLCPASAVCMSLVLEPARLG
- a CDS encoding ECF-type sigma factor, with amino-acid sequence MAGLELLEAPRTAAVGRPSAEAAVLQSASTDDGSALGSEEAGAEVTALLQRWGGGDAKALDALLPLVYADLRAIARRELYGHRGHDTLQPTALVNDVFLRLLGSDRPQCLGSRAHLFHTAARIMRQLLVDRARRAACDKHGGAWKRDDFACALDLPIPERTLLPELDVALDELAKLDARMAKVVELRYFTGLSVAEVARLLEVEERTVYRDWAAARAWLRDRLSE
- a CDS encoding serine/threonine-protein kinase; protein product: MTLDESSLERRALQLFRGVLDASSAERERLLGQACAGDEALQARVRALLAQVEESEAGVDPGTSLPQGDATGLRIGPYRLLERIGRGGMGEVFRAARCDGAYEREVALKRIWSGFAPLGASPLTERFLRERQALARLQHTGIAQLYDGGVTETGQPWFAMELVRGEPITRWCAARAATIEQRVELVQQVCAAIDFAHRALIVHRDLKPANVLVDEAGQAKLLDFGIAKWLDDADAEQTQALAMTPAWAAPEQREGRAVTTATDVYQLGMLLRVLLSDDLPALGQASPRLASAYEALRKRDASAAQRVAHERATTPERLLARLRGDLDCIVAQATAQAPQQRYRSAAALADDLQRWLEKRPVHARGEDRAYRWRRAAQRHWPALTTAAAALVLASGMAFYHFARLGDELQRTRVARDEATAAQTKAEAQRGQAEATAEYFVDLFKQARPRETTSGEVSARALMAASLEELLADRKRDPLVRASLLAANGRAASYLGRDADAERAAGAAIALWQAHPQADQETLAKTRLLRAGYLHHLQRPEEAQRELDQAVALAARIAPRDPDLRTSLQLWRANLAGEREDAATIRDAYEQVLRLTEHSLQRRLACRSHYAGLGNLAMLDIDEGRPADAERRLRRALAMIGPCGISDHADGLILRRVLAVALIDQARLGEARTLMAAALEESRAHFGATDSFLAHALFVQALLEVIERRPAAAQKLLAEVARIDDVMLPPSSPMRYSRTGLGALSLIAQADHLAADKSAIDTALRGAVKALRPIVQADGSALRSGSLNERASGHFHALALAYAQCRLDSSSGNREAFVVARAAAGAMRPWRTRISRDWGQRCGV
- a CDS encoding MmcQ/YjbR family DNA-binding protein, whose protein sequence is MADHPEVSAEIVLRLSSICLGLPEAHEERAWVGTRWMIGKKNFAHVLTIATGWPPAYAQAAGSDGPATVLTFRLPLPRADAPRFKRAPFFRPVWFPNIVGMTIDGHTDWDEVADLLSESYCVLAPKKLATRVDRSTD